In one window of Lewinella sp. 4G2 DNA:
- a CDS encoding ABC transporter ATP-binding protein translates to MAKQRKGKDQQEAPTWREQAAALKNIPPFLKLIWAADARLTLANILLRILQAALPTAILYVGKLIIDEVILLLDGGGDLDFLWQMVAVEFALALASDLLSRAITLVDSLLTDLISNRTSVDIMRHAATLDLYQFEDAEFYDKMERARRQTSGRSTLMSQLLAQFQSLIAIVVLGASVIPFNPWLILLLIVAVIPSFIQENYFNQRKYSLTRSWTPERRELDYLRYLGASDITAKEVKIFGLADFITNRFDELSMKYYYANRKLAVNRAGWGAFFSGISSITYYGAYVLIILQAVNGQISVGTLTFLAGAFRRMQQGLRTILSRVATIGENALYLQDLFDFFRIVPSIKDLEGATSFPATILEGWQFENVSFRYPGAERYAIKNLSFVLPVGTKLALVGENGAGKTTLVKLLARLYEPTEGRILLDGRDLREYKLEELREHVGVIFQDFFRYQLTARENIAVGRIQELENQEAIEESAEKSLAAEVVASLPEHYDQLLGRRFAGAMDLSGGQWQKVALSRAYIRDASLLILDEPTSALDARAEFEVFERFTELIKGKSAVIISHRFSTVRMADKILFLENGGLLEEGTHEELTGRGGRYAELFELQAKGYQ, encoded by the coding sequence ATGGCGAAGCAACGAAAGGGGAAGGACCAGCAGGAAGCACCTACCTGGCGCGAACAGGCGGCGGCGCTCAAAAACATTCCCCCTTTTCTCAAACTGATCTGGGCGGCGGATGCGCGGCTTACGCTGGCTAACATTTTGCTGAGGATACTGCAGGCGGCGTTGCCCACTGCTATTCTCTACGTGGGAAAGCTGATCATCGATGAAGTGATCCTGCTACTGGATGGTGGTGGCGACCTCGACTTCCTGTGGCAGATGGTGGCCGTGGAATTCGCCCTGGCGCTGGCTTCGGACCTGCTTTCCCGCGCCATTACCTTGGTTGACAGCCTGCTGACCGATCTGATCAGCAACCGGACCAGCGTCGACATCATGCGCCATGCGGCGACGTTGGACCTCTACCAGTTTGAAGACGCGGAGTTCTACGACAAAATGGAGCGCGCCCGCCGCCAAACTTCGGGGCGGAGCACGCTGATGAGCCAACTCCTGGCGCAGTTCCAAAGCCTGATCGCCATTGTCGTGCTCGGTGCTTCCGTCATTCCTTTTAACCCCTGGCTCATTCTGCTACTTATCGTGGCGGTGATTCCAAGCTTCATCCAGGAGAACTACTTCAACCAACGCAAGTACAGCCTGACGCGTAGCTGGACGCCCGAACGCCGGGAACTGGACTACCTGCGCTACCTGGGTGCTAGCGACATCACGGCCAAGGAGGTAAAGATCTTTGGTTTGGCGGACTTCATCACCAATCGCTTCGACGAGCTTTCGATGAAGTATTACTACGCCAACCGCAAACTGGCCGTCAATCGGGCGGGGTGGGGGGCCTTCTTCAGCGGTATCAGTTCCATCACTTACTACGGGGCCTACGTCCTGATCATTCTCCAGGCGGTGAACGGGCAGATCAGCGTGGGTACGTTGACGTTCCTCGCGGGCGCCTTCCGCCGGATGCAGCAGGGTTTACGGACGATCCTTTCACGAGTGGCTACCATTGGAGAAAATGCACTTTACCTCCAGGACCTGTTCGATTTCTTTCGGATCGTGCCTTCCATTAAGGATTTGGAGGGGGCTACATCCTTTCCAGCAACCATCCTTGAGGGCTGGCAATTTGAAAACGTCAGCTTCCGCTATCCGGGGGCGGAGCGGTATGCAATCAAGAATTTGTCGTTCGTTTTGCCTGTTGGCACAAAGCTCGCCCTGGTGGGTGAAAATGGAGCGGGTAAGACTACGCTAGTGAAACTGCTGGCCCGACTGTACGAACCCACTGAAGGCCGCATTCTACTTGACGGTAGAGACCTGAGAGAGTATAAATTGGAAGAGCTACGCGAGCACGTCGGGGTGATTTTTCAGGACTTTTTTCGGTACCAACTAACCGCTCGGGAGAACATTGCCGTAGGCCGAATTCAGGAATTGGAAAACCAGGAAGCGATCGAGGAAAGCGCCGAGAAATCGCTGGCCGCTGAGGTGGTGGCCAGCTTGCCGGAGCACTATGACCAGCTGCTTGGCCGCCGTTTCGCCGGAGCTATGGATCTGAGCGGCGGGCAGTGGCAAAAAGTAGCGTTAAGCCGAGCCTATATCCGCGATGCCAGCCTGCTGATCCTCGATGAACCGACTAGTGCTCTGGACGCCAGGGCGGAGTTTGAAGTGTTCGAACGCTTTACCGAACTCATCAAAGGGAAAAGCGCCGTCATCATCAGCCACCGCTTCAGTACAGTACGAATGGCCGATAAAATTTTATTCCTGGAGAACGGCGGTTTGTTGGAGGAGGGTACCCACGAGGAGCTGACTGGCCGGGGTGGGCGCTACGCCGAACTCTTTGAGTTACAGGCGAAAGGGTACCAATAG
- the mscL gene encoding large-conductance mechanosensitive channel protein MscL: MLQEFKAFIMKGNVLELAVAVIIAGAFGAIVTSMTADIIMPIVGLVVGGVDFTELAIQLSPDVVAADGTVTEGAAIRYGIFIQRVIDFLIVAFIVFMIVRSYNKMTAPKVVEPAPDPGPTEKDILIEIRDQLAKRP; this comes from the coding sequence ATGTTACAGGAATTCAAGGCCTTCATTATGAAGGGCAACGTGCTCGAGTTAGCCGTGGCCGTCATCATCGCCGGAGCCTTCGGCGCCATCGTTACCTCCATGACGGCGGACATCATTATGCCCATCGTAGGCCTCGTAGTTGGCGGTGTTGACTTTACAGAACTGGCCATCCAGCTTTCTCCGGACGTCGTTGCGGCGGACGGCACCGTCACCGAAGGCGCAGCCATTCGCTACGGTATCTTCATTCAGCGGGTGATTGACTTCCTGATCGTAGCCTTTATTGTGTTCATGATCGTCCGCAGCTACAATAAGATGACGGCACCCAAGGTGGTGGAGCCCGCTCCGGACCCCGGCCCCACTGAGAAGGACATTCTGATTGAGATTCGGGACCAATTGGCGAAGCGTCCCTAA
- a CDS encoding DUF4293 domain-containing protein, protein MLQRIQSVFLFLGAGSVFGLFAADAADTAAPVPESTLFADAQFTLFDDPVLLGVFGLAGLLLLVTIFLFNNRKLQMNLTLAGIVLVLIGAAYGAFRFFSDVAAGNATPDFGLVLPLLAIVFAWLARTNINKDEKLVRSADRLR, encoded by the coding sequence ATGCTCCAACGTATTCAGTCCGTATTTCTCTTTCTCGGCGCGGGTTCCGTCTTTGGCCTTTTCGCGGCAGACGCAGCGGATACGGCAGCTCCCGTACCGGAAAGCACTCTCTTTGCCGATGCGCAGTTTACGCTTTTTGATGACCCGGTCCTGCTGGGCGTATTCGGTTTAGCTGGTCTTTTATTACTGGTGACGATCTTTCTTTTTAACAACCGGAAGCTGCAAATGAACCTGACTTTGGCGGGTATCGTATTGGTCCTCATTGGCGCTGCCTACGGTGCCTTCCGGTTCTTTTCCGACGTTGCTGCTGGTAACGCTACGCCGGATTTTGGCCTCGTTTTACCCCTGTTAGCCATCGTTTTTGCCTGGCTGGCTCGCACAAACATCAATAAGGACGAGAAACTGGTGCGCAGCGCGGATCGGCTTCGCTAA
- the sppA gene encoding signal peptide peptidase SppA: MPNFIKILFGSCLGTLLALGVLFFLFFSVIAGLANADKEEPEIKANSLLELDLTTVPELTGNQPMDQFSFELDSDGALGLHDIVRAIEKAEKDDDIKGIYLNSMTQAGGFTKLRAIREALASFRAAGKFVVSYAPAYEQNAYYLASAGDEVYVGPLGVVDFRGLGAEIPFYKNMLDKIGVRFEVFYAGNFKSATEPYRLTEISDSNRLQTREYLTGLWNMMSEDIAATRNLEPATVRGFANQLTGWRGEEAVEAGLIDGVFRRNEVDARLRERLGLQKHEKIERVSIDDYFDARLKKLKGKDDEVAVLFAEGTIIDGKAEPGGIGDKNYVKVIDKLAEDDDVKAVVLRVNSGGGSASSSENIWYAFEKLKDTGKPLVVSMGSVAASGGYYIAAGADSIFAEPSTITGSIGVFTMFPMVDELMNDKLGINFDTVNTAQYSNAFSPFRPLQEGAKEVLTDRTKMIYETFLDRVAEGRPGMNKEQVRRAAGGRVYTGVRALEIGLVDRLGDLDDAIASAATLAGLDQDDISVGQYPKVKSPIEQLIETYLGEDALPPSVGASVVRKQLGEQNYQHFELLRDMSQMNKAQCRLPVVINF, encoded by the coding sequence ATGCCCAATTTCATTAAAATCCTCTTCGGCTCCTGCCTCGGTACCCTTCTCGCGCTCGGCGTCCTGTTTTTCCTGTTCTTCTCCGTGATCGCCGGCCTGGCCAATGCGGACAAGGAGGAGCCCGAAATTAAAGCCAATTCCCTGCTGGAACTGGACCTGACTACCGTCCCCGAACTAACGGGTAACCAACCCATGGATCAATTTTCCTTTGAGTTGGACAGCGACGGCGCACTGGGCCTGCACGACATCGTCCGGGCCATCGAGAAAGCGGAGAAGGATGATGACATCAAAGGCATCTACCTGAACAGTATGACCCAGGCGGGCGGCTTCACTAAGCTCCGGGCAATTCGGGAAGCACTAGCGAGCTTCCGCGCGGCGGGCAAGTTCGTCGTCAGCTACGCCCCCGCTTACGAGCAAAATGCTTACTACCTGGCCAGCGCCGGTGACGAAGTATACGTTGGCCCACTCGGCGTGGTGGATTTCCGCGGCCTTGGCGCCGAGATCCCCTTCTATAAAAATATGCTCGACAAGATCGGTGTTCGCTTCGAGGTATTCTACGCCGGCAACTTCAAGAGCGCCACGGAGCCCTACCGCCTGACGGAGATCAGCGACTCCAACCGCCTCCAGACCCGCGAATACCTGACTGGCCTCTGGAATATGATGAGCGAAGACATCGCCGCAACTCGCAATCTCGAACCCGCCACCGTACGTGGGTTCGCGAACCAGCTAACCGGCTGGCGTGGCGAGGAAGCCGTTGAGGCAGGTCTGATTGATGGCGTCTTCCGACGCAATGAGGTGGACGCCCGCCTCCGCGAACGCTTGGGCCTCCAAAAGCACGAGAAGATCGAGAGGGTGTCAATCGACGACTACTTCGACGCCCGTTTGAAGAAGCTGAAGGGCAAGGACGATGAGGTCGCCGTCCTCTTCGCCGAAGGCACCATCATTGACGGTAAAGCCGAGCCCGGTGGTATCGGAGATAAGAACTACGTCAAGGTCATCGACAAACTCGCTGAGGATGATGACGTGAAAGCAGTCGTTCTCCGCGTCAACAGTGGCGGTGGTAGTGCGAGCAGCTCCGAAAACATCTGGTACGCCTTCGAAAAGCTTAAGGATACGGGCAAGCCGCTCGTCGTTAGCATGGGCAGCGTGGCCGCAAGTGGTGGTTACTACATCGCTGCCGGGGCGGATTCAATTTTCGCCGAACCCTCCACCATTACTGGTTCCATTGGGGTATTTACCATGTTCCCCATGGTGGACGAGTTGATGAACGACAAGTTGGGCATCAACTTCGATACCGTTAATACCGCTCAGTATTCCAACGCCTTCAGCCCCTTCCGTCCATTACAGGAGGGCGCCAAGGAGGTGTTGACGGACCGCACAAAAATGATCTACGAGACCTTCTTGGACCGCGTTGCCGAAGGCCGTCCGGGAATGAACAAAGAGCAGGTGCGCCGCGCTGCTGGTGGCCGGGTCTACACGGGCGTACGTGCGCTGGAGATCGGCCTGGTCGATCGGCTGGGTGATCTGGACGATGCCATTGCCTCCGCCGCCACTCTGGCTGGCCTAGATCAGGACGATATCTCCGTGGGCCAGTACCCGAAAGTAAAGTCGCCCATCGAACAACTTATTGAAACCTACCTTGGGGAGGACGCGTTGCCGCCTTCCGTTGGTGCTTCCGTCGTACGCAAGCAGTTGGGCGAGCAAAACTACCAGCACTTTGAGTTGTTGCGGGATATGAGCCAGATGAATAAGGCTCAGTGCCGTTTGCCGGTGGTGATCAACTTCTAG